Within Larus michahellis chromosome 5, bLarMic1.1, whole genome shotgun sequence, the genomic segment TGGCACCATCCAGGCGCAGCAGCTCCTCGAAAGTGCTGGCGGCCTCAGCATAGCGCTGGGAACCAGCAAGAGAGGGGCTGAGCTCTTGCTACCCACGCTGGCCCCTTGCCTGGCCAGCGTCGACACTCTGCCCCTCGTCCACTCCACGCCCGGCTCTGCCCAGCCCCTCtagcaccctgcagcccccccacccagCTCACCCATctccagcaccccacagccccgctgGCATCCTGAAGCCCTCCTACCCAGCTCACCCAGCTctggcaccctgcagcccccctggcaCCCTGCAGCCCTTCCCCAACCCCCCTGGCACCTtgcagcccctccccagccccagcaccctgcagctccccacccagtaccaccagcaccccacagctcccctcctgcccacccctggCACCTTgcaccccccacccagccccagtACCTTCAGCCCCTGCAGAGCCTTGCCCTTGCGGAAGAAGCCTTTGGGCCACCCAGGCTGGAGCCCCAGCGACACCTGCGCATCCCTGAGGGCCTCCTTGTAGCGCTGAAGCTTCTCGTAGCAGTAggaacggttcccaaagagcctgcaAGGAAAGCAGGGTCACTGCTGACCGCAGCCAGCCAGAATCCAGAGCCCCCTGGAAATgtgtctccccagccccatcGCTCACCGGTGCTCCCTGGGGTTCAGCTTCACGGCCTCCGTGAAGGCCTGCACCGCCTCAGCGTAGTGGCCCTTCTGGGCTGCCTCGTTGCCACGGCCTGTGGGGAGAGCGTTGCTTGCCGCTgaccccccagcccagctggggagcagagctgtgtcccCTGCCTGCAGTGAGGACATAAGCGTCTGCTGGGTACAAGCAGTGGGGGCTGCAGAGGAGACAGTGGCTATGCCGTCACCCAGCCTCAAGGGAAAGGCACCTTGTGGACAGCCCAGGGCCACAATGGCCTGCAAAGAGCCATAATGGCAAAGCGCCCTGGCACAAACCCTCCTGGGGCAGAGCTACCCATGGAGCTGGGAAGCAGCAAGGCAGAGCCCCCATGTGCCCACCCACTTCTCTCACTGCCTGGGCGGGACTAAGACACTGACCTGCGAGAATCAGGCTCTGCTGCACCACATTCGTGTCCAGGGGTACAGGCTCGGGCTCGGGTGCCTGCAgggtgggcaggcagggcagcaagGGCTTGGGTGCCACAGGGCAGGCAGGTTCCTCCCCAGGGCCTTGTAGGCTCTAACTTACCTTCCCCGGTACCCTCTTGCCTGGCTCTGTGTTGTCTGTCCTAGCTGGCTTCTCCTTCCCAGGTGCCGGCACCTTCACGCCCGCTTTCTGACGGGCTTTGAAGACGAAGGTGCAGCTCAGGTCCAGCTCATCCTGGGAGAGGCAGAGTGGGTAAGGCGGGCAGAGTCCCAGGCCTGTCCACAGGGCAGACCCTGTGCCAGGCTGGAACCTGCACCAAGAGTCCTCACCTCCATCTCCCCCGCCTTAGCCTCCTggcctcttccctcctctcccgaGGAAGCTGCACTGTCCCCAAGGCatggggaggggctggggctcagccaaCCCTCCCCTTCCTCAGCATTGCTGTTTTGTGGGTGCCCAGCTCCCACAGCGCTGTTCAAGGATGAGGTGTTCtggaaggagagggcaggagatggcagccagggctgtggggttctgcctgcctgcccctctccccacagcgTCCCACCTTCAGAGACCTACAGGACCCCCGAAGGCCACGTGGCCTGGCTGCCGTAGcacccatggctgggcagggactgAAGCAAGGGCCCGGCACAGTCACTCACTGACTCGTCCTCCTGCTTGCTTTTCAGCTCTTGTTCCAGTTTCTCTTGTTTCTTCCGgtctttctgcttctggaaatgGGAAAGCGAGCTGTGAGCAGGCACCAGCCAGAACAGCGCAGACCTGCACCcagcctgatctagttaaagatgtccctgcttactgcaggagagTTGGACTAGGTCATcgttaaaggtgccttccaacccaacagattctatgattctatgatgctgcagctctgcctcGGTGCTGCTGGGGGTAGGAGGGAGCAAGCTCCAGACTGGCCCCAAGATGAGCTTCCCCGCCCAGGGCAACAATGAGgctcaggaggaagggaaatgcaggcagctgcccacacGCTGCAGGCTGGCAAGGTGAACTCCCTGTGGGGCGCACCCACCTTCTTCTTTAGCTTCTTCTTCTCCGCCTTCCTCTTCATCcgctcctcctctgccaccaGCTCCTGTGCGTTCTTCTCTGCTTCCTGGGGGAGAAATTCTGTGAGCGCCAGCAGCCGGCACTGTGCCGTGGCCGAGAGAGTGAGATGGCCCCGGGCACGCCAGGCCCCAGCCCCCTGCTTCCCCGAGGAGGCGGGAAGGACTGGAAAACGTGACTTGGCTTAAGTAACAGTCTCGTGGGGAGCAGAAACAGGCAGGAGACCGGCAGCCCGTGGGCAGGGAGGGTGCCCCTCACCTCAGCTGTAAGCTGGTGCCTCCAGGGTGCAGGCAGCCTGCGCATCTTCACCTCAAGAGCGCTTGGAAGCGGATGAGCGGGCAGAGGCTCCTGACACAAGAAGGACTTCTTGAACCCACAGAAGTTGTAGGGGGCGTCGCTGTTCTCACTCGACGCGTCCCAGTGCTGGCTGAAGCCAAtccattcctcctcctcttcatacTGCTCTTCCTCCTCGCTGGACTCCTCCAGCCGGCTGGGGGAGTACCAGAAGCCCGGGCCTGCACAGGGAGAACTG encodes:
- the TTC31 gene encoding tetratricopeptide repeat protein 31 isoform X5; translation: MRGAGGTRDPAGPGLGASRLWADPFVCPWGCVLYPNGWSVAPFCPRHCLPGAAEAESSGRQLPVPPLQLPVPPQTAFRIVNRGASREASGTGDDFGHGPGFWYSPSRLEESSEEEEQYEEEEEWIGFSQHWDASSENSDAPYNFCGFKKSFLCQEPLPAHPLPSALEVKMRRLPAPWRHQLTAEEAEKNAQELVAEEERMKRKAEKKKLKKKKQKDRKKQEKLEQELKSKQEDESDELDLSCTFVFKARQKAGVKVPAPGKEKPARTDNTEPGKRVPGKAPEPEPVPLDTNVVQQSLILAGRGNEAAQKGHYAEAVQAFTEAVKLNPREHRLFGNRSYCYEKLQRYKEALRDAQVSLGLQPGWPKGFFRKGKALQGLKRYAEAASTFEELLRLDGANAEAAAQLEACRALLRQSSPRSQSSSGGVPVSPSLLEAGEPPLSPSGEWASGSCQDTDTSGFVTVVSSRSQAKGQGQAPSSSQQTLPRTHPARDCYPLWVGNITPRISKKVLQSSFSPFGEIRFIRMLPERRCAFINYTRKVAAEAAYVAMQDAEVEGSRLVLQLKHPSHATPSPRWHSEPRGEVGALPRGLL
- the TTC31 gene encoding tetratricopeptide repeat protein 31 isoform X4; protein product: MRGAGGTRDPAGPGLGASRLWADPFVCPWGCVLYPNGWSVAPFCPRHCLPGAAEAESSGRQTAFRIVNRGASREASGTGDDFGHGPGFWYSPSRLEESSEEEEQYEEEEEWIGFSQHWDASSENSDAPYNFCGFKKSFLCQEPLPAHPLPSALEVKMRRLPAPWRHQLTAEEAEKNAQELVAEEERMKRKAEKKKLKKKKQKDRKKQEKLEQELKSKQEDESNTSSLNSAVGAGHPQNSNAEEGEGWLSPSPSPCLGDSAASSGEEGRGQEAKAGEMEDELDLSCTFVFKARQKAGVKVPAPGKEKPARTDNTEPGKRVPGKAPEPEPVPLDTNVVQQSLILAGRGNEAAQKGHYAEAVQAFTEAVKLNPREHRLFGNRSYCYEKLQRYKEALRDAQVSLGLQPGWPKGFFRKGKALQGLKRYAEAASTFEELLRLDGANAEAAAQLEACRALLRQSSPRSQSSSGGVPVSPSLLEAGEPPLSPSGEWASGSCQDTDTSGFVTVVSSRSQAKGQGQAPSSSQQTLPRTHPARDCYPLWVGNITPRISKKVLQSSFSPFGEIRFIRMLPERRCAFINYTRKVAAEAAYVAMQDAEVEGSRLVLQLKHPSHATPSPRWHSEPRGEVGALPRGLL
- the TTC31 gene encoding tetratricopeptide repeat protein 31 isoform X1 — encoded protein: MRGAGGTRDPAGPGLGASRLWADPFVCPWGCVLYPNGWSVAPFCPRHCLPGAAEAESSGRQLPVPPLQLPVPPQTAFRIVNRGASREASGTGDDFGHGPGFWYSPSRLEESSEEEEQYEEEEEWIGFSQHWDASSENSDAPYNFCGFKKSFLCQEPLPAHPLPSALEVKMRRLPAPWRHQLTAEEAEKNAQELVAEEERMKRKAEKKKLKKKKQKDRKKQEKLEQELKSKQEDESNTSSLNSAVGAGHPQNSNAEEGEGWLSPSPSPCLGDSAASSGEEGRGQEAKAGEMEDELDLSCTFVFKARQKAGVKVPAPGKEKPARTDNTEPGKRVPGKAPEPEPVPLDTNVVQQSLILAGRGNEAAQKGHYAEAVQAFTEAVKLNPREHRLFGNRSYCYEKLQRYKEALRDAQVSLGLQPGWPKGFFRKGKALQGLKRYAEAASTFEELLRLDGANAEAAAQLEACRALLRQSSPRSQSSSGGVPVSPSLLEAGEPPLSPSGEWASGSCQDTDTSGFVTVVSSRSQAKGQGQAPSSSQQTLPRTHPARDCYPLWVGNITPRISKKVLQSSFSPFGEIRFIRMLPERRCAFINYTRKVAAEAAYVAMQDAEVEGSRLVLQLKHPSHATPSPRWHSEPRGEVGALPRGLL
- the TTC31 gene encoding tetratricopeptide repeat protein 31 isoform X3, which produces MRGAGGTRDPAGPGLGASRLWADPFVCPWGCVLYPNGWSVAPFCPRHCLPGAAEAESSGRQLPVPPQTAFRIVNRGASREASGTGDDFGHGPGFWYSPSRLEESSEEEEQYEEEEEWIGFSQHWDASSENSDAPYNFCGFKKSFLCQEPLPAHPLPSALEVKMRRLPAPWRHQLTAEEAEKNAQELVAEEERMKRKAEKKKLKKKKQKDRKKQEKLEQELKSKQEDESNTSSLNSAVGAGHPQNSNAEEGEGWLSPSPSPCLGDSAASSGEEGRGQEAKAGEMEDELDLSCTFVFKARQKAGVKVPAPGKEKPARTDNTEPGKRVPGKAPEPEPVPLDTNVVQQSLILAGRGNEAAQKGHYAEAVQAFTEAVKLNPREHRLFGNRSYCYEKLQRYKEALRDAQVSLGLQPGWPKGFFRKGKALQGLKRYAEAASTFEELLRLDGANAEAAAQLEACRALLRQSSPRSQSSSGGVPVSPSLLEAGEPPLSPSGEWASGSCQDTDTSGFVTVVSSRSQAKGQGQAPSSSQQTLPRTHPARDCYPLWVGNITPRISKKVLQSSFSPFGEIRFIRMLPERRCAFINYTRKVAAEAAYVAMQDAEVEGSRLVLQLKHPSHATPSPRWHSEPRGEVGALPRGLL
- the TTC31 gene encoding tetratricopeptide repeat protein 31 isoform X2, with the translated sequence MRGAGGTRDPAGPGLGASRLWADPFVCPWGCVLYPNGWSVAPFCPRHCLPGAAEAESSGRQLPVPPLQLPVPPQTAFRIVNRGASREASGTGDDFGHGPGFWYSPSRLEESSEEEEQYEEEEEWIGFSQHWDASSENSDAPYNFCGFKKSFLCQEPLPAHPLPSALEVKMRRLPAPWRHQLTAEEAEKNAQELVAEEERMKRKAEKKKLKKKKQKDRKKQEKLEQELKSKQEDESNTSSLNSAVGAGHPQNSNAEEGEGWLSPSPSPCLGDSAASSGEEGRGQEAKAGEMEDELDLSCTFVFKARQKAGVKVPAPGKEKPARTDNTEPGKRVPGKAPEPEPVPLDTNVVQQSLILAGRGNEAAQKGHYAEAVQAFTEAVKLNPREHRLFGNRSYCYEKLQRYKEALRDAQVSLGLQPGWPKGFFRKGKALQGLKRYAEAASTFEELLRLDGANAEAAAQLEACRALLRSSPRSQSSSGGVPVSPSLLEAGEPPLSPSGEWASGSCQDTDTSGFVTVVSSRSQAKGQGQAPSSSQQTLPRTHPARDCYPLWVGNITPRISKKVLQSSFSPFGEIRFIRMLPERRCAFINYTRKVAAEAAYVAMQDAEVEGSRLVLQLKHPSHATPSPRWHSEPRGEVGALPRGLL